The nucleotide sequence GGATTTACCTGCCAGCCGCTctaacatctgatcaataaaaggaaGTGGATAATGATCCTTTCGGCTTGCTTGGTTCAGCTTCCTATAGTCCACACATACTCTCCAAGAATTCTTCACTCTCGTGGGCACCAGTTCGTTCTCTTCATTAGCTACCACTGTCACACCTGACTTTTTCGGAACCACATGGATGGGACTTACCCATTTACTGTCAGAAATTGGATAAATAATGCCAGCCTGTAAGAGTCTAGTCACCTCCTTCTTTACCACATCCAAAATCAAAGGGTTCAGTCGTCTCTGTGGCTGTCTCACTGGCCTCACATCCTCCTCTAAGTGAATCTTATACATACAAATAGAAGGACTAATCCCAGGAATGTCTGCCAGAGTCCATCCAATGGCCTTCCTATGCTGTCTCAAAATCTCTAACAATCGTTCCTCCTAATCCGGTTCCAAATTCTGAGCTATAATGACAGGTAGCTGCTGATTCTCTCCCAAATAGGCATACTTCAAATGCTGAGGTAATGGCTTCAATTCCTCCTGTGTCTGGTCAATAGTAGGTGATTCTAGGGGTAGTGCTGCTGAGCAATCCCCTATACATACCTCTTCCTCTCTGAGCGATCCTAGGGGTAatgcttctcctaagcaatcccctacgcattCACTTAAGTTAACATCAGATTCCACATCTAAAATATCTCCCAACAATGCAACGAATTCATTCTCCATACCAAAATCTGAAACCTCTAATTCTGAATCAACATCTGACAAGAACTCCATGCCATCCAACTCCTCCGAGATATCCacgctaagtatagaatgatccTCTCTAGGATGCTTCATAGCCTCAAAAATGCTGAAACGAACCACTGTATCTCCTATCTCCATAGAAAGAGTTCCTGCATCTACATCTATCTTGGTTCTAACAGTCTTCAAGAATGGACGCCCAAGAATAAGCGAAGCCCTGTTTGCCAGCACATCACCCTCCATATCTAAGATGTAAAAATCTGCAAGAAAAATTAACTCCCTCACTTTGACCAATACATCCTCAATCACTCGTGCTGGGTGTGCTTGACTTCGGTTGGCCAACTGAATCACTACACCTGTAGGTTGCAAAGGCCCAATTCTTAATGACTGAAAAACTGATTTAGGCATCACATTAATAGAAGCTCCAAGATCTAACATCGCATCCTCAAAGATACAATCTCCTATCACACAAGGTACGGTGAAAACTCCTGGATCTTCACACTTCTGAGGAACTGGCTGAAGTAATGCTGAAACATTATTTCCCATACTTATTAACTCATTTCCCTTCAATTTCTTTTTGTGCACACAAAGATCCTTTAGGAATTCGGCATATTTTGGAATTTGCTTGATCATGGTAAGCAAACAACCTTGTTGAATAATTTCACCAATTCTTGATATTCTCTAGCCTTTTCTTCCTCCATTTCTTTTCTTGGTTGTACACTTCTTTGAGGGAAAGGTAACGGAATGGAAGACTCAGCTCCTTGCTGGGTAATATTGCTGTCCAGATTCTGTGCAGAATTTTCTAGA is from Zingiber officinale cultivar Zhangliang chromosome 7B, Zo_v1.1, whole genome shotgun sequence and encodes:
- the LOC122004290 gene encoding uncharacterized protein LOC122004290, coding for MIKQIPKYAEFLKDLCVHKKKLKGNELISMGNNVSALLQPVPQKCEDPGVFTVPCVIGDCIFEDAMLDLGASINVMPKSVFQSLRIGPLQPTGVVIQLANRSQAHPARVIEDVLVKVRELIFLADFYILDMEGDVLANRASLILGRPFLKTVRTKIDVDAGTLSMEIGDTVVRFSIFEAMKHPREDHSILSVDISEELDGMEFLSDVDSELEVSDFGMENEFVALLGDILDVESDVNLSECVGDCLGEALPLGSLREEEVCIGDCSAALPLESPTIDQTQEELKPLPQHLKYAYLGENQQLPVIIAQNLEPD